Proteins co-encoded in one Odontesthes bonariensis isolate fOdoBon6 chromosome 24, fOdoBon6.hap1, whole genome shotgun sequence genomic window:
- the tcf21 gene encoding transcription factor 21, producing the protein MSTGSLSDVDDELLDGILKFGSSGKDSNESTEESSNCEGTCANDELGNAPGKKRKTASRKTAPKGVVQQEGKQVQRNAANARERARMRVLSKAFSRLKTSLPWVPPDTKLSKLDTLRLASSYIAHLRQILANDKYENGYIHPVNLTWPFMVAGKPENDLKEMLNATRLCGTTAS; encoded by the exons ATGTCCACCGGGTCTCTCAGCGACGTCGACGACGAGCTCCTGGACGGCATCCTCAAGTTTGGCTCCTCCGGTAAAGACTCCAACGAGAGCACAGAGGAAAGCTCCAACTGCGAGGGCACGTGCGCGAACGATGAGCTGGGAAACGCTCCTGGCAAAAAACGGAAGACAGCGTCCCGAAAAACTGCGCCCAAGGGAGTGGTGCAGCAGGAGGGCAAGCAGGTGCAGAGGAACGCGGCCAACGCGCGAGAAAGAGCCAGGATGCGCGTACTGTCCAAAGCCTTTTCCCGGCTGAAGACGTCCCTACCGTGGGTACCACCGGACACCAAGCTCTCTAAACTGGACACACTGCGCCTGGCGTCCAGCTACATCGCGCATCTCCGGCAGATTCTGGCCAATGACAAATACGAAAACGGATATATCCACCCAGTAAACCTG ACGTGGCCGTTCATGGTCGCAGGGAAGCCGGAGAACGATTTGAAGGAGATGCTGAACGCAACGCGGTTGTGCGGAACGACCGCGTCTTGA